A part of Anser cygnoides isolate HZ-2024a breed goose chromosome 17, Taihu_goose_T2T_genome, whole genome shotgun sequence genomic DNA contains:
- the GP1BB gene encoding platelet glycoprotein Ib beta chain, with translation MNKRILFLPFLGFLPLVIPTCPVPCKCATNIIDCTSKGLTVTKLPVAFRPSAEIINLAYNSLTSIPNGLFDNLKNLQTVHLHGNPWECNCDILYLRSWLQWQQNRTFYRDVKCASPAHLQDRIIAYLTEDEIISTCQHWYCTLALFSQLFLFILLLVQAILVIFIILYLRRFWRMTAEARSTTQDLHQHADTWPLQQ, from the coding sequence ATGAACAAAAGGATTCTCTTCTTGCCCTTCCTTGGCTTCCTCCCACTCGTGATACCTACATGCCCTGTGCCATGCAAGTGTGCCACCAACATTATTGACTGCACATCAAAAGGCCTAACTGTAACAAAACTACCCGTTGCTTTCCGGCCATCAGCTGAAATTATCAACCTTGCTTACAATAGTCTCACCTCTATTCCCAATGGGCTCTTTGACAACCTAAAGAACCTCCAGACAGTCCACTTGCACGGCAACCCTTGGGAATGCAACTGTGACATTCTCTATTTGCGCTCCTGGCTCCAGTGGCAGCAGAACCGGACCTTTTACAGGGATGTGAAATGTGCTTCCCCAGCTCACCTTCAGGACCGGATCATCGCTTATCTGACAGAAGACGAGATCATTTCCACGTGCCAGCACTGGTACTGCACCCTGGCTCTCTTCTCTCAGCTCTTTTTGTTCATTCTCCTTTTAGTCCAGGCTATCTTGGTCATCTTCATCATTCTCTACCTGCGGAGATTTTGGAGGATGACTGCCGAAGCCCGGAGTACCACCCAAGATCTACACCAGCATGCAGATACCTGGCCCCTACAACAGTGA